In Companilactobacillus allii, one genomic interval encodes:
- a CDS encoding DHA2 family efflux MFS transporter permease subunit, with amino-acid sequence MENTINNKLKRKLFIITLLSGTFTMSISQSSLSTAYPTLMKFFGVSAPTIQWLTTGFMLIMSIMMPISPWLLNNISFKKIFLSVVAIFAIGTFIIIIAQNFAMAMLGRALEAVGVGILFPSFQSVLLTITPEEQRGTTMGFAGLVMGSALASGPIISGIVLNFLQWQGLFVIFLLIMIVIFITGLIYIKDVMPRQKVKLDSLSIIYLLGIIGLLYVVNQAGSQHSLSTNLIILFVVSLILSVLFVHRQLTKDQPLLDLKVMKNFNFDLSVLLTGFSYISLIVVTIIYPLYYQNILHTSVLVSGLALVPPAILLSILNPLTGKLADKIGFKKTLISGMSMIVLGWMLLFVLNTKLGLLPMILIAMLIEGGNAFVMMPATTLGGNSLPESLIPHGTAIITTVRQLLGSLGVSLATLILVTANQNHGLSPNLGLIGYHYVFGFFCAMAIVGFIFALLIKNKEN; translated from the coding sequence ATGGAAAACACAATTAACAATAAACTTAAGCGCAAGCTTTTTATCATTACACTTCTATCGGGTACATTCACAATGTCCATCAGTCAATCATCATTATCGACTGCTTACCCAACATTAATGAAATTTTTCGGTGTTAGTGCACCAACCATTCAATGGTTAACAACTGGATTCATGTTAATAATGAGTATCATGATGCCGATCAGTCCCTGGCTACTTAACAATATCTCATTCAAAAAGATATTTTTAAGTGTCGTGGCTATATTTGCAATTGGAACATTCATCATTATTATCGCTCAAAATTTTGCCATGGCAATGCTTGGTAGAGCTTTGGAAGCAGTTGGTGTCGGGATACTTTTCCCATCGTTTCAATCAGTCCTTTTGACCATCACTCCTGAAGAACAACGTGGTACAACTATGGGGTTCGCCGGATTAGTCATGGGATCTGCCTTGGCATCTGGACCCATTATTTCTGGTATTGTTCTAAACTTTCTACAATGGCAAGGATTATTCGTTATTTTTCTACTAATAATGATCGTCATTTTTATTACAGGATTAATCTATATCAAAGACGTTATGCCTCGTCAAAAGGTGAAATTAGACTCACTGTCAATTATTTATCTATTAGGAATAATCGGCTTACTCTATGTTGTAAATCAAGCCGGAAGCCAGCATAGCCTATCTACAAACCTAATTATTTTGTTTGTCGTCAGCTTAATCCTATCCGTATTATTTGTTCATCGTCAATTAACTAAGGATCAACCATTACTAGACCTAAAGGTCATGAAGAATTTCAACTTTGACCTTTCCGTTTTGCTAACGGGATTCTCTTATATCTCACTTATTGTTGTGACAATAATTTATCCACTTTATTATCAAAACATATTACATACTTCTGTTCTAGTCTCTGGATTGGCATTAGTTCCACCAGCAATCCTTCTCAGTATTCTCAATCCACTAACTGGTAAACTAGCCGATAAAATCGGTTTCAAGAAGACACTGATATCAGGTATGTCAATGATAGTACTTGGTTGGATGTTATTGTTTGTATTAAATACTAAGTTAGGCTTACTACCAATGATCCTCATTGCCATGCTAATAGAAGGTGGTAATGCCTTTGTTATGATGCCGGCAACTACTCTTGGTGGTAATTCCCTTCCTGAAAGTTTAATTCCACATGGAACTGCAATAATTACTACCGTCAGACAATTACTAGGATCACTAGGTGTTTCACTTGCGACATTGATTCTTGTCACTGCCAATCAAAATCACGGGTTATCACCCAACCTTGGATTAATTGGTTATCATTATGTATTCGGATTCTTCTGTGCAATGGCGATTGTCGGCTTCATATTTGCTCTATTGATCAAGAATAAAGAAAACTAA
- the clpP gene encoding ATP-dependent Clp endopeptidase proteolytic subunit ClpP, whose translation MLVPTVIEQSSRGERAYDIYSRLLKDRIIMLSGEVNSQMANTVIAELLFLDAQDSEKDISMYINSPGGSVTDGLAIVDTMNFVKSDVTTIATGLAASMGSVILSSGTKGKRFALPNSTILIHQPLGGAQGQQTEIEIAAQEILKTRKRLNHMLADNSGQSFEKLQKDTDRDNYMTSQEAKDYGLIDEIMTNSPAK comes from the coding sequence ATGTTAGTTCCTACAGTTATTGAACAAAGCTCACGTGGCGAACGTGCCTATGATATTTATTCAAGATTACTAAAAGATAGAATTATTATGTTATCAGGTGAAGTTAACAGCCAAATGGCTAATACAGTTATTGCTGAATTACTATTCCTTGATGCTCAAGACTCAGAGAAAGATATTTCAATGTATATCAACTCACCCGGTGGTTCAGTTACCGACGGATTGGCTATTGTTGATACAATGAATTTCGTTAAATCTGATGTTACAACAATCGCAACTGGATTAGCAGCCTCAATGGGTTCAGTTATCCTTTCATCAGGTACAAAAGGCAAACGTTTTGCCCTACCAAATTCAACAATCCTTATTCACCAACCATTAGGTGGTGCTCAAGGTCAACAAACAGAAATTGAAATTGCTGCCCAAGAGATTTTGAAGACAAGAAAGAGATTGAACCACATGTTAGCTGATAACTCCGGTCAATCATTTGAAAAACTTCAAAAGGATACCGATCGTGACAATTACATGACATCACAAGAAGCCAAAGATTACGGTTTGATTGATGAAATCATGACAAATAGCCCCGCAAAATAG
- a CDS encoding acyltransferase family protein: protein MNSRLDNTRPADVGDYMKVFACTAVMMQTVLGVVLSTNPPDNAQSIIGIIYNLVKFTAPAFIFGILYTTTRTTGDNTWSNYGGYMKKQWSALFVPTIWWTLAYLVVFPDVQQVNKFNGVASFLWHFINGNAAPHLWYNTMMLQFIILMPFFWALGHWVKRSVTNAFWAIGLTIVGYAAWIFFYDSNVFHGPQATNWYLLDRLFVSFVIYGIFGVIAWVYREQFETFLKKTWIILVIAIIAVYYWTNSELSAFGFPVQLTNAPYYKPSMTLYALLVIGLVAALSMHHLRNNSKALPVFHFLAIYAYRAYLSNVFWFQIIWRIFGHNLALDHPLVAIIVCYLITWCLAFTSAYTFHIIWARVKSGFSSKEVVEQVK, encoded by the coding sequence ATGAATTCAAGATTAGACAATACAAGACCAGCCGATGTTGGTGACTACATGAAGGTCTTTGCTTGTACTGCCGTTATGATGCAGACTGTCCTTGGTGTTGTTCTCAGCACTAATCCACCTGATAATGCCCAATCTATCATTGGAATTATCTATAACTTAGTCAAATTCACGGCACCAGCCTTTATTTTTGGTATTTTATACACTACTACCAGAACTACTGGTGATAATACATGGAGTAACTATGGCGGATACATGAAGAAACAATGGTCTGCTCTTTTTGTACCTACGATCTGGTGGACACTTGCATATCTAGTAGTATTTCCAGATGTTCAACAAGTTAACAAATTCAATGGAGTTGCTAGTTTTTTGTGGCATTTTATAAATGGTAATGCTGCACCTCATCTGTGGTATAACACTATGATGTTACAGTTCATTATTTTAATGCCATTCTTCTGGGCACTAGGTCACTGGGTCAAAAGAAGTGTTACTAATGCATTTTGGGCAATTGGATTGACTATTGTTGGTTATGCGGCATGGATTTTCTTCTATGATTCCAACGTATTCCATGGCCCACAGGCTACTAATTGGTACTTGTTAGATAGATTATTTGTAAGTTTTGTTATTTACGGGATTTTTGGTGTTATTGCCTGGGTTTATCGTGAACAATTCGAAACATTCCTCAAGAAAACTTGGATTATTCTAGTCATCGCAATTATTGCTGTTTATTATTGGACAAATAGCGAATTGTCAGCCTTCGGATTCCCAGTTCAATTGACAAATGCCCCTTACTACAAACCATCAATGACACTTTATGCACTACTAGTTATTGGTTTAGTTGCTGCATTATCAATGCATCACTTACGTAACAATTCCAAAGCTTTACCTGTATTTCATTTCTTAGCCATTTATGCATACCGTGCATATCTATCAAACGTATTCTGGTTCCAAATTATCTGGAGAATCTTTGGACATAATCTTGCCTTAGACCATCCCCTAGTTGCCATTATCGTTTGTTACTTAATTACATGGTGCTTGGCATTCACATCTGCTTACACTTTCCACATTATTTGGGCACGTGTTAAGAGTGGATTCTCTTCTAAAGAAGTTGTAGAACAGGTCAAATAA
- a CDS encoding LysR family transcriptional regulator, with the protein MNLTQLKCFAIVANQESITKAAEILYISQPAVSKTIRQLEDELHVQLFDRTGRTLKLNRAGRLFFSYVNDSLKELDRGINAVQGGVDNSEQPISILMEVASPFIPSIVGNIKDKFPNVRLSIAQHTVREADFKQFDFIVTSHPLKDLTNVPVLKEEIFVGWNSKFGYTKEFIDPKEVKDEKFVGLTKNNPLRNTTDKYFNDRGISLNYMYETDDPATIRGLIEAGIGLSFIPSVTWQTIDSQVQLARLTPEPLQRTIFLSSPSMNLTDIQREISNELIKLFLSFQRSELKI; encoded by the coding sequence ATGAACCTGACACAATTAAAGTGTTTTGCCATCGTAGCCAATCAAGAAAGTATCACTAAGGCCGCTGAGATCCTCTATATTTCTCAACCTGCAGTTAGTAAAACAATTAGACAACTAGAAGATGAATTACATGTGCAGTTATTCGACAGAACTGGTCGCACCTTAAAGTTAAATCGTGCTGGAAGATTGTTCTTCAGCTATGTTAATGACAGCTTAAAGGAATTAGATAGAGGAATAAACGCTGTTCAAGGTGGTGTTGATAATTCAGAACAACCCATCTCAATACTGATGGAAGTTGCTTCCCCCTTTATTCCCAGTATTGTAGGAAATATCAAAGATAAGTTCCCTAACGTGCGACTAAGTATCGCCCAGCACACTGTTAGAGAGGCTGATTTTAAACAATTTGACTTTATAGTTACTAGTCATCCATTAAAGGACCTAACGAATGTACCTGTATTAAAAGAAGAAATATTCGTTGGTTGGAATTCAAAATTTGGATATACCAAAGAATTCATCGATCCCAAAGAAGTCAAAGATGAGAAGTTTGTTGGTTTGACCAAAAATAATCCATTACGAAATACCACTGATAAATATTTTAATGACCGTGGCATTTCTTTGAACTATATGTATGAAACTGACGATCCAGCTACTATTCGAGGCTTGATTGAAGCTGGAATCGGGTTAAGTTTTATACCATCAGTAACTTGGCAGACTATAGATTCTCAGGTCCAACTAGCCAGACTTACTCCAGAACCCTTGCAACGCACCATTTTTCTAAGCTCACCGTCTATGAACTTAACTGATATTCAAAGGGAAATAAGTAACGAATTAATCAAGTTATTTTTGAGTTTTCAAAGATCAGAATTAAAAATTTAA
- a CDS encoding ACP S-malonyltransferase, translating to MRTLWIFPGQGGQRPGMLSNVPRDLLTKVKDLTGVTLNDDEESYKDSIQIQLGILILQLQNIRQLKSIEEVPDVVAGHSLGVFGAAVAAGVLTEEDAIKTVFLRSTKMKEAYPVGYGMGAIVGLTRKEVTSLVEKANLPDVYVSNQNSELQTALSGSLDGINKILALAKDNGAQKAVILKVPNPSHSPLMQSAATALDSAFETIDLKKPKCTYLTNYNGHAVQSVDEVKKDMVNNLIYPVYWDTMMSVASELGIDTTVEVMPGHAFTKLIHTKFPDLRNITMSEMGIDDTEFLLKKWRKIND from the coding sequence ATGCGTACTTTATGGATATTCCCAGGACAAGGTGGACAACGTCCTGGAATGTTAAGTAATGTACCACGGGATTTGTTGACTAAGGTCAAAGACTTGACCGGTGTGACGTTAAATGATGACGAAGAATCTTATAAAGATTCTATACAGATTCAATTAGGTATTTTAATTTTACAGCTACAAAACATTAGACAATTAAAGTCTATTGAAGAAGTTCCTGATGTTGTTGCAGGTCACTCTTTAGGGGTGTTTGGAGCAGCAGTTGCCGCTGGGGTTTTAACTGAAGAAGATGCAATTAAAACTGTTTTTCTTCGTTCTACTAAAATGAAAGAGGCTTATCCAGTTGGATACGGCATGGGTGCAATAGTTGGATTAACTAGAAAGGAAGTTACTTCCTTAGTTGAAAAGGCTAATTTACCTGATGTTTATGTATCAAACCAAAATTCTGAGTTACAGACAGCATTGTCTGGATCCTTAGATGGTATCAACAAGATTTTGGCTTTAGCAAAAGATAATGGAGCTCAAAAGGCTGTGATCTTAAAGGTACCAAATCCGTCTCATTCACCATTAATGCAATCGGCAGCAACTGCTTTGGATAGTGCATTTGAAACAATCGATCTAAAGAAACCCAAGTGTACTTATTTAACTAATTACAATGGGCATGCTGTACAAAGTGTTGATGAGGTCAAAAAGGACATGGTCAATAATCTGATATATCCAGTTTATTGGGACACGATGATGAGTGTTGCTAGTGAACTAGGTATTGATACAACGGTAGAAGTAATGCCGGGACATGCATTCACCAAATTGATTCACACCAAATTTCCTGATCTGAGAAATATTACCATGAGTGAAATGGGAATTGATGATACTGAATTTCTATTAAAAAAATGGAGGAAAATAAATGACTAA
- the mdcA gene encoding malonate decarboxylase subunit alpha: MTNRSWTTHRDAKNAKLEKIAPMMDGKFVKTENAKELLENLITPGDKVVLEGDNQKQASFLSKVLASVDPEKVHDLHMIMSSVSRPEHLDIFETGIASKLDFSFAGPQSTRISQMIADGTMNVGDIHTYLELYARLYVDLIPNVVLVAADKVDHDGNLYTGANTEETPVIVESAAFKDGIVIVQANEIVDKVPRVDIPGDWVDVVVQADQPYQLEPLFTRDPQNITELQILMGMMAIRGIYEKHNVQTVNHGVGFNTAAIELLLPTYGEQLGLKGKIVPNWEVNPTPTLIPAIESGWVKTIHSFGGEVGMENYIAHRPDIFFVGKDGTMRSNRAFGQMAGQYALDMFVGSTLQIDKYGNSSTVTNGRLSGFGGAPNMGSNPTGRRHSTPAWQSLRPDNDPLGKGQKLVVQMVETFGSNKKPVFVDHLDAEEVRGEAKLANVPIMIYSEDTTHIVTEEGIAYLYKTDSMAERQAAIEAIAGVTPVGLRSNPKQLADLRARGIVALPEDLHVHRNEAKRSLLAAQTMDDLVSWSDGLYNPPAKFRSWS; this comes from the coding sequence ATGACTAACAGAAGTTGGACTACACATCGTGATGCAAAAAACGCTAAGTTAGAAAAAATTGCACCAATGATGGATGGTAAATTTGTAAAAACAGAAAACGCTAAGGAATTGTTGGAGAACCTTATAACTCCTGGCGACAAAGTTGTATTGGAAGGGGATAACCAAAAACAAGCTAGTTTCTTGTCAAAGGTTTTGGCCTCAGTTGATCCAGAAAAAGTTCATGACTTACATATGATCATGTCTAGTGTTTCACGTCCTGAACATTTGGATATTTTTGAAACAGGTATTGCTAGTAAATTGGACTTTTCATTTGCTGGACCACAAAGTACTCGTATTTCCCAAATGATTGCTGACGGAACAATGAATGTCGGTGATATCCATACATATCTTGAATTATATGCACGTCTATATGTTGATTTGATTCCAAACGTTGTCTTAGTTGCTGCTGATAAGGTTGATCATGATGGTAATCTTTATACTGGCGCTAATACTGAAGAGACACCTGTTATTGTTGAATCAGCAGCATTTAAAGATGGTATTGTTATCGTTCAAGCTAATGAGATCGTTGATAAAGTTCCACGTGTTGATATTCCTGGTGATTGGGTTGATGTTGTTGTTCAAGCCGACCAACCATATCAGTTGGAACCACTATTCACACGTGATCCACAAAATATTACTGAACTACAAATTCTTATGGGTATGATGGCTATTCGTGGTATTTATGAGAAGCATAATGTACAAACAGTTAACCATGGTGTTGGATTTAATACTGCAGCTATTGAATTACTGCTTCCTACATATGGTGAACAACTAGGCTTGAAGGGTAAGATCGTTCCTAACTGGGAAGTTAACCCTACACCTACATTGATTCCTGCTATTGAAAGTGGCTGGGTCAAGACTATTCATTCATTCGGTGGAGAAGTTGGTATGGAGAACTATATCGCTCACCGTCCTGATATCTTCTTTGTTGGTAAAGATGGAACTATGAGATCTAACCGTGCTTTTGGTCAGATGGCTGGTCAATATGCACTTGACATGTTCGTTGGTTCAACTTTACAAATTGATAAATATGGTAATTCTTCAACTGTTACAAATGGTCGTTTATCTGGATTCGGTGGTGCTCCTAACATGGGAAGTAACCCAACAGGACGTCGTCACTCAACACCAGCATGGCAAAGTCTTAGACCAGATAATGATCCATTAGGCAAAGGACAAAAGTTAGTCGTACAAATGGTTGAAACATTTGGTTCAAATAAGAAACCTGTCTTTGTTGATCATTTGGATGCTGAAGAAGTTAGAGGAGAAGCTAAGTTAGCTAATGTTCCTATCATGATTTATTCAGAAGATACTACTCATATCGTTACTGAAGAAGGTATTGCATACTTGTACAAGACAGATAGCATGGCTGAAAGACAAGCCGCTATCGAAGCCATTGCCGGAGTTACACCAGTTGGATTGAGAAGTAATCCTAAACAATTAGCTGATTTACGTGCACGTGGTATTGTTGCATTGCCAGAAGATTTACATGTACATCGTAACGAAGCTAAGCGTTCACTTCTTGCCGCACAAACAATGGATGACTTAGTAAGTTGGTCAGATGGACTATACAATCCACCAGCTAAATTCAGAAGTTGGTCATAA
- a CDS encoding triphosphoribosyl-dephospho-CoA synthase, whose amino-acid sequence MQIKTSIAQLAVDALKWEVNFTPKPGLVDALSNGSHDDMDLSLFLKSADSLLDGFQKISDVSFNREIDVALREDIGAIGRQTESDMFQATGGINTHKGAIWTMSLLISAASSLQTGDLEQILLSAQKLANLPDKYIPQTAKRTHGMETKKKYALSGAKGEAQAGFPNIRKVLNYEQDVDDLWMRRLMLLYGNVNDTNIVYRSNLKVLETLQSISKEIFESNVPVIENAEFIELEKFVNEYNISPGGCADLFAASYFLINLGEE is encoded by the coding sequence ATGCAAATTAAAACATCTATTGCACAACTAGCAGTTGATGCTCTGAAGTGGGAAGTTAATTTTACTCCCAAACCTGGATTAGTAGATGCATTGTCTAATGGTTCACACGATGATATGGACCTTAGTTTGTTCTTGAAATCAGCCGATAGTTTGTTAGATGGTTTCCAAAAAATTTCAGATGTTAGTTTTAATCGAGAAATCGACGTTGCACTACGTGAAGATATCGGTGCAATCGGCAGACAAACAGAGTCTGATATGTTCCAAGCAACCGGTGGGATCAATACACATAAAGGTGCCATTTGGACAATGAGTTTGTTGATAAGTGCAGCTAGTTCTTTGCAGACAGGAGATCTGGAACAAATACTTTTGTCGGCACAAAAGTTAGCTAATTTACCAGATAAATATATTCCACAAACTGCTAAGAGAACTCATGGTATGGAAACTAAGAAAAAGTATGCTTTGTCAGGTGCTAAAGGTGAAGCCCAAGCAGGTTTCCCTAACATCAGAAAAGTTTTGAACTATGAACAAGATGTAGATGACTTGTGGATGCGTAGATTGATGTTGTTATATGGCAACGTTAACGATACTAATATTGTTTATCGCAGTAACTTAAAAGTTTTAGAAACATTACAAAGTATTTCAAAAGAGATATTTGAAAGTAACGTACCGGTAATTGAGAATGCAGAATTCATCGAACTGGAAAAGTTCGTCAATGAATACAATATTTCTCCAGGTGGTTGTGCAGATTTATTTGCAGCAAGTTATTTTTTAATTAATTTAGGAGAAGAATAA
- a CDS encoding malonate decarboxylase subunit delta yields MEKLHYKFETKNPIKKPIHIGVVASGDLEVIFRPTDSDETVVNIVTGSDGFKEVWQNVLDRFFARYPIQADIEINDFGSTPGVVNLRLTQAMEALQDEK; encoded by the coding sequence ATGGAAAAATTACATTATAAATTTGAAACTAAAAATCCTATTAAAAAACCAATTCATATTGGTGTAGTTGCTTCAGGGGATCTTGAAGTAATCTTTCGTCCAACAGATTCAGACGAAACTGTCGTTAACATTGTGACTGGTAGTGATGGTTTTAAAGAAGTTTGGCAAAATGTTTTGGATAGATTCTTTGCAAGATATCCAATTCAAGCAGATATTGAAATAAATGACTTCGGCTCAACACCTGGTGTTGTAAACCTACGTTTAACACAAGCAATGGAGGCATTACAGGATGAAAAATAG
- the mdcD gene encoding biotin-independent malonate decarboxylase subunit beta — MKNSFVELHARERAEALLDGKVRELVGPLDNMISPHLEPQGIVPESDDGVVLMRGTINGKNALVISIEGKFQGGGIGEVSGAKIVAALEKALEDNKAGKTIYPVIVLDTGGVRLQEANYGLLSISEIHNAVIALKNYVPVIGLVPGRVGSFGGMSITASILSYLIATKKARIALNGPEVIEQEAGVREFDSSDKDLIWNTLGTKQRLATGLVDEVVEDTVDDIKKSVSEAIDEKKDAHRTEHADFYLSLLDKLDLTKKLDIKEYRKLYPEVKTQKHVIADATESDKPGTKSRGRLWFEKLTGIKNAKSSVPTVLHAEKDGKEYVAIVPDADNKFPRVRDGEVGLEEGFAVASIVNKVVAEDADKDVKRPIIMVVDVPSQAYGYQEELIGIHVSLGSSAAAYAKARQAGHPVIAFIPGDAVSGGFLAHGLQSNRLIALDDTSITIQAMSKASAARITQRTIAELEEATKHVPAMAYDIDNYEKLGALYKLVKGIGSYDASDENVSKIKDIIDEAIKSTVGKPADLHFRYETPIAVESGRKATNAVRKAVFEQWDV, encoded by the coding sequence ATGAAAAATAGTTTTGTTGAATTACATGCACGTGAACGTGCTGAGGCATTACTTGACGGAAAGGTCCGTGAGTTAGTTGGACCACTTGATAATATGATTTCACCACATCTAGAACCACAAGGTATCGTCCCTGAAAGTGACGATGGTGTTGTCTTGATGCGTGGTACTATCAATGGTAAAAACGCTTTGGTTATTTCTATTGAAGGTAAATTCCAAGGTGGTGGTATTGGTGAAGTTAGTGGTGCCAAGATCGTTGCTGCTTTAGAGAAGGCATTGGAAGATAATAAAGCTGGAAAGACTATCTATCCAGTTATCGTTCTTGATACTGGTGGTGTTCGTTTGCAAGAAGCTAATTATGGTTTGCTTTCAATTTCAGAGATCCATAACGCCGTTATTGCCTTGAAGAATTATGTTCCAGTTATTGGATTGGTTCCAGGACGTGTTGGTTCATTTGGTGGGATGTCTATTACTGCCTCGATTCTTTCTTACTTAATTGCTACTAAGAAAGCTAGAATCGCTTTGAATGGTCCAGAAGTTATTGAACAAGAAGCCGGTGTTCGTGAGTTTGATTCTAGTGATAAAGATTTGATCTGGAATACATTGGGTACAAAGCAAAGACTAGCAACTGGATTAGTTGATGAAGTCGTTGAAGATACAGTTGATGACATCAAGAAGTCAGTTTCAGAAGCTATTGATGAGAAGAAAGATGCTCATAGAACTGAACATGCTGACTTCTATCTTTCATTGTTAGATAAGCTTGATTTAACTAAGAAACTTGATATAAAGGAATATCGTAAACTTTATCCAGAAGTTAAAACACAAAAGCATGTTATTGCCGATGCAACTGAAAGTGACAAGCCAGGAACAAAGAGTCGTGGTCGTTTATGGTTTGAAAAACTTACAGGAATTAAGAACGCAAAGAGTTCTGTACCAACAGTTTTGCATGCTGAAAAAGACGGTAAGGAATATGTTGCCATTGTCCCAGATGCTGATAACAAGTTCCCACGTGTTCGTGATGGTGAAGTTGGTCTTGAAGAAGGATTTGCTGTTGCAAGTATCGTTAACAAAGTTGTCGCAGAAGATGCTGATAAGGATGTAAAACGTCCAATTATTATGGTTGTTGATGTTCCTAGTCAAGCTTATGGTTATCAAGAAGAATTGATTGGTATTCATGTTTCTCTTGGTTCAAGTGCTGCTGCATATGCTAAAGCACGTCAAGCAGGACATCCAGTTATTGCCTTTATTCCAGGGGATGCTGTATCTGGTGGATTCTTAGCACATGGTTTGCAATCAAATAGATTAATCGCTTTAGACGATACATCAATTACCATTCAAGCTATGTCAAAGGCTAGTGCCGCACGTATTACACAACGTACTATTGCTGAACTAGAAGAAGCCACAAAGCATGTTCCAGCTATGGCTTATGATATTGATAACTATGAAAAGCTTGGTGCCTTGTACAAACTAGTCAAGGGCATTGGTTCATATGATGCCAGTGATGAGAATGTTTCTAAGATCAAAGATATTATTGATGAGGCCATTAAGAGTACTGTTGGAAAGCCAGCAGACTTACATTTCCGTTATGAGACTCCTATCGCTGTAGAGAGTGGTCGTAAGGCAACAAACGCCGTTCGTAAAGCTGTTTTTGAACAATGGGACGTATAG
- a CDS encoding malonate decarboxylase holo-ACP synthase, which yields MGRIEFLPHNLIKIDPKGFLSENEIPDWVIDSLEKTPLVIVRRGEIIDNKVPVGVRGVKREQRFAGFILIDSVIDVLTPQSLVNNSWDKLSEDRFELPAIKALDQVSKILKDYNFGIGGSVGFELASGQATAKMTSDLDLIWYESTRLSHEEAFKLLKKLNQFGVHADFQVVHGQKGFSLEEFVNSSSDTILVKTANGPILSNDPWSEIEKD from the coding sequence ATGGGACGTATAGAATTCTTACCTCATAATTTAATTAAAATTGATCCAAAGGGATTTTTAAGTGAAAATGAAATTCCTGATTGGGTTATTGATAGTTTGGAGAAGACTCCATTAGTAATAGTTCGTCGTGGTGAGATTATTGATAATAAGGTGCCAGTAGGTGTTAGAGGTGTTAAACGAGAACAAAGATTTGCTGGATTCATATTAATTGATTCAGTAATCGATGTGTTAACACCACAGTCTTTGGTAAATAATTCTTGGGATAAGTTATCTGAGGATAGGTTTGAATTACCAGCAATCAAGGCTTTAGATCAAGTCTCAAAAATACTAAAGGACTACAACTTTGGAATTGGTGGAAGTGTCGGTTTCGAGTTGGCAAGTGGACAAGCTACTGCTAAGATGACTAGTGACTTAGATTTAATTTGGTATGAGAGCACACGATTGTCTCATGAGGAAGCCTTTAAGTTATTGAAGAAGTTGAATCAGTTTGGAGTCCATGCTGATTTCCAAGTTGTTCATGGTCAAAAGGGATTTTCACTCGAAGAATTTGTTAATAGTTCAAGTGATACAATATTAGTTAAAACTGCCAATGGACCTATATTGTCAAATGATCCATGGTCAGAAATAGAGAAGGATTAA